The Lactuca sativa cultivar Salinas chromosome 2, Lsat_Salinas_v11, whole genome shotgun sequence genome includes a window with the following:
- the LOC111876444 gene encoding benzaldehyde dehydrogenase, mitochondrial: MAARRMSSLLSSSYAPALLRSLDRISGRGRGIGRFSTAVALEEPIIPPVKVEYTKLLINGQFVDAASGKTFPTLDPRTGQLIANVAEGDIEDVNRAVSAARKAFDEGPWPRMTAYERSRILLRFADLVEQHADEITALEVWDNGKPYEQAAGDEIPLFIRLFRYYAGWADKIHGLTIQADGPYHVQTLHEPIGVAGQIIPWNFPLLMYAWKVGPALACGNTIVLKTAEQTPLSALYVSKLFHEAGLPPGVLNIVSGYGPSAGAALASHMDVDKLAFTGSTETGKIVLGLAAKSNLKPVTLELGGKSPFIVCEDANVDEAVDLAHNALFYNQGQCCCAGSRTYVHERVYDEFVEKAKARAFQRVVGDPFKKGVEQGPQVDSDQFEKILKYIRSGVDNGATLETGGERFGSKGYYIQPTVFSNVQDDMLIAKDEIFGPVQSILKFKGVKEVIRRSNDTQFGLAAGVFTQNLDTANTLSRALKAGTVWINCFDVFDAAIPFGGYKMSGHGREKGVYSLSNYLQVKAVVTHLKNPAWL, from the exons ATGGCTGCTCGGAGAATGTCGTCGCTGCTTTCTTCTTCTTACGCTCCTGCTCTCTTACGATCGTTAG ACCGCATCTCTGGGAGAGGCAGAGGCATCGGTAGGTTTAGTACGGCTGTTGCTTTAGAAGAACCAATAATTCCACCTGTCAAGGTTGAATACACCAAGCTCCTCATCAATGGTCAATTTGTGGATGCAGCATCAG GGAAGACTTTTCCAACCTTAGACCCCAGAACAGGGCAATTGATTGCCAATGTTGCTGAAGGCGATATAGAAGATGTTAATCGTGCAGTGTCTGCAGCAAGGAAAGCTTTTGATGAAGGTCCCTGGCCTCGAATGACAGCTTAT GAAAGATCTAGAATACTGTTGCGTTTTGCTGATTTGGTTGAGCAACATGCTGATGAAATAACAGCTCTTGAAGTTTGGGATAACGGGAAGCCATATGAACAGGCAGCTGGAGATGAAATACCATTATTCATTCGTCTTTTCCGGTATTATGCTG GTTGGGCTGATAAAATCCATGGCCTCACAATTCAAGCTGATGGACCCTATCATGTCCAGACTCTACATGAACCTATCGGTGTTGCAGGGCAGATTATACCTTGGAACTTCCCTCTTCTTATGTATGCCTGGAAAGTTGGGCCCGCACTTGCATGTGGTAACACTATAGTACTTAAAACCGCTGAACAGACACCATTGTCTGCCCTCTATGTTTCAAAGCTTTTTCATGag GCAGGTCTTCCTCCCGGTGTGTTGAATATTGTGTCTGGTTATGGTCCCAGTGCTGGTGCTGCTCTTGCTAGCCATATGGATGTGGATAAG CTGGCTTTCACAGGATCCACTGAAACTGGTAAAATTGTACTTGGATTGGCTGCAAAAAGCAATCTTAAACCAGTGACTTTAGAACTCGGTGGGAAGTCTCCTTTCATTGTCTGTGAAGATGCCAATGTTGATGAAGCTGTTGACCTGGCACACAATGCTCTTTTCTACAATCAG GGCCAATGTTGTTGTGCTGGATCACGTACATATGTACATGAGCGTGTTTATGATGAGTTTGTAGAAAAGGCAAAAGCTCGTGCTTTTCAACGTGTGGTTGGCGATCCTTTTAAGAAAGGTGTTGAACAAGGTCCTCAg GTTGATTCTGATCAATTTGAGAAGATCTTGAAGTACATAAGATCTGGTGTTGACAATGGTGCTACCCTTGAAACTGGAGGTGAAAGGTTTGGGTCTAAAGGATATTATATCCAACCCACTGTTTTCTCAAATGTCCAGGACGACATGCTGATTGCAAAAGATGAGATCTTTGGACCAGTGCAATCGATTCTAAAATTCAA GGGGGTCAAAGAGGTTATTCGAAGGTCAAATGATACTCAATTTGGACTAGCTGCTGGTGTTTTTACACAGAATCTTGATACTGCTAATACATTATCACGTGCATTGAAAGCGGGAACTGTGTGGATTAACTGttttgatgtttttgatgctGCAATTCCTTTTGGTGGGTATAAGATGAGTGGACATGGGAGAGAAAAGGGAGTTTATAGTCTCAGTAACTACCTACAGGTCAAGGCTGTTGTTACCCATCTCAAGAATCCAGCATGGTTGTAG
- the LOC111876443 gene encoding UDP-glycosyltransferase 90A1, whose protein sequence is MASLQLPVNSTVTHRPHFVLFPFMSKGHTIPLLHLAQLLTNRGITVTVFTTKANRPFNAQFLDRCPDASIIDLPFPNDVEGIAKDIESTDKLPSMSLFRPFVTATKLMQPDFEQALENLSHVTCIVSDGFLSWTLASAKKFGIPRLSFYGMNNYVGALTREVVSNRLFSGPESDDELITVPRFPWIKVTRNDFDEPFKQRDPTGPYMDFITETVIASANSYGLITNSFYELEPLFLDVLNCESKPKAWCVGPLCLAVTESPRPPMVDRKPEWIQWLDQKLAKGCSVLYVAFGSQAEISSKQLEEISKGLEESLVNFLWVVRKCEMSVYDELQERVGERGMIVREWVDQLEILKHESIKGFVSHCGWNSVLESICSEVPILAWPMMAEQPLNARMVVEEIKIGLRVETCDGSVKGFVTSEGLKKMVKELMEGDKGKEVRKKVKEIGEAAKEAMTEGGSSWRTLNELIDELQAVRSNSK, encoded by the coding sequence ATGGCTTCATTACAACTTCCTGTTAATTCAACAGTAACACACCGTCCTCATTTCGTGTTGTTTCCCTTCATGTCCAAAGGCCACACCATCCCATTACTCCACCTAGCCCAACTTCTCACAAACCGTGGCATTACAGTCACTGTTTTCACCACCAAAGCCAACCGACCTTTCAACGCTCAGTTTCTTGACAGATGCCCGGATGCTTCAATCATTGACCTGCCATTCCCTAATGATGTTGAAGGAATAGCTAAAGATATAGAGAGCACCGATAAGCTCCCTTCTATGTCCCTCTTCAGGCCATTTGTCACTGCAACCAAGCTCATGCAACCTGACTTTGAACAAGCACTCGAGAATCTCTCCCATGTCACGTGTATCGTTTCTGATGGGTTTTTAAGTTGGACGCTTGCATCGGCTAAAAAATTTGGCATCCCTCGCCTCTCCTTTTATGGTATGAATAACTATGTAGGTGCTTTGACTCGGGAGGTGGTTTCAAACAGGCTCTTTTCAGGGCCTGAGTCAGATGACGAGCTGATCACGGTCCCGAGGTTCCCATGGATCAAAGTCACTAGGAATGACTTTGATGAGCCGTTTAAGCAGAGGGACCCAACGGGTCCTTACATGGACTTTATAACGGAAACTGTCATAGCATCGGCTAATAGCTATGGCTTGATTACAAACAGCTTCTATGAGCTCGAGCCACTGTTTTTAGACGTTTTGAACTGCGAGTCTAAGCCCAAAGCTTGGTGTGTCGGACCCCTTTGCTTGGCCGTGACCGAGTCACCCAGACCACCAATGGTTGACCGGAAACCTGAATGGATTCAGTGGCTAGATCAAAAGCTAGCTAAGGGATGCTCGGTTTTATACGTAGCATTCGGTTCTCAAGCAGAGATATCATCGAAACAGTTGGAAGAGATATCAAAGGGTTTGGAAGAATCCCTAGTGAATTTCTTGTGGGTGGTGAGGAAGTGTGAGATGAGTGTTTATGACGAGCTACAAGAGAGAGTGGGGGAAAGAGGGATGATTGTAAGAGAATGGGTTGACCAACTGGAGATTCTGAAGCACGAGAGCATAAAAGGGTTTGTAAGCCACTGTGGTTGGAACTCGGTGCTGGAGAGCATATGTTCAGAGGTGCCGATACTAGCGTGGCCAATGATGGCTGAGCAACCTCTGAATGCAAGAATGGTGGTGGAGGAGATTAAGATCGGTTTACGGGTTGAGACATGTGATGGATCAGTGAAAGGGTTTGTAACATCAGAAGGGTTAAAGAAAATGGTGAAGGAGCTCATGGAGGGTGACAAGGGGAAGGAAGTAAGAAAAAAGGTGAAGGAGATTGGTGAGGCTGCAAAGGAAGCAATGACAGAAGGTGGATCATCTTGGCGTACATTGAACGAGCTCATAGATGAGTTACAGGCCGTTAGATCAAACTCCAAGTGA